One region of Marivirga arenosa genomic DNA includes:
- a CDS encoding cryptochrome/photolyase family protein gives MNKISIFWFRRDLRLYDNTGLYYALQEDNPVLPLFIFDTEILDDLKDKKDARVTFIHNQITKINNQLKEIDSGILVKNGKPEDIFKVLIEKYDIQSVFTNRDYEPYALERDEKIDNILKHHGIGFYDFKDHVIFEKDEILTGSNEPYKVFTPFKNKWLEKLETGHLHPFEIKLVRNKFHSFPPSVPTLNDIGFERSSIEIPEKKYDRDIINNYDKDRDFPAKNGTSRLGVHLRFGTISIREAVSIAKETNDTWLNELIWRDFYSMILANFPHVVSKAFKEKYDAVPWRNNKEDFQKWCEGKTGYPIVDAGMRELNETGYMHNRVRMITASFLTKHLLIDWRWGEAYFAEKLLDYELASNNGGWQWAAGTGTDAQPYFRIFNPYSQTDKFDKQNNYIKKWIPELNTDQYPKPMVDHKEARQRALDTYKSALDNA, from the coding sequence GTGAATAAAATATCAATTTTCTGGTTCAGAAGAGATTTAAGATTATATGACAACACAGGATTGTATTATGCACTCCAAGAAGATAATCCTGTTCTTCCCCTATTTATTTTTGATACTGAAATCTTAGATGATTTAAAAGATAAAAAAGATGCGAGAGTAACTTTTATCCATAATCAAATCACCAAAATAAATAATCAGCTAAAGGAAATTGATTCAGGTATTTTAGTCAAAAACGGTAAGCCTGAAGATATTTTTAAAGTCTTGATTGAGAAATACGATATTCAATCCGTTTTTACCAATAGGGATTACGAACCCTATGCTTTAGAAAGAGATGAAAAAATTGATAATATATTAAAACATCACGGAATCGGATTTTATGATTTCAAAGATCATGTGATTTTTGAAAAAGATGAAATTCTAACTGGATCAAATGAGCCCTATAAAGTTTTTACTCCATTCAAAAATAAATGGCTTGAGAAACTAGAAACAGGCCATTTGCATCCGTTTGAAATTAAATTAGTTAGAAATAAATTTCATTCCTTCCCCCCATCTGTACCAACACTAAATGATATAGGATTTGAAAGATCAAGTATTGAAATACCTGAAAAAAAATATGATCGAGATATTATAAATAATTACGATAAGGATAGAGACTTCCCGGCTAAAAATGGCACGAGTAGATTAGGTGTTCATTTGAGGTTTGGTACCATAAGCATTCGAGAGGCGGTAAGCATAGCGAAAGAAACCAATGACACTTGGCTAAATGAATTAATATGGAGAGATTTCTACAGCATGATATTGGCGAATTTCCCTCATGTTGTAAGTAAAGCTTTTAAAGAAAAGTATGATGCTGTCCCGTGGAGAAATAATAAGGAAGATTTCCAAAAGTGGTGTGAAGGAAAAACGGGTTATCCTATTGTAGATGCGGGCATGAGAGAATTGAATGAAACTGGCTATATGCACAATAGGGTGAGAATGATTACAGCCAGCTTTCTAACAAAGCATTTATTGATAGACTGGAGATGGGGAGAAGCTTACTTCGCAGAAAAATTATTAGATTATGAGTTAGCTTCGAATAATGGAGGATGGCAATGGGCCGCAGGAACTGGAACTGATGCTCAACCCTACTTTAGAATATTTAATCCCTACAGCCAAACTGATAAATTTGACAAGCAAAATAATTACATTAAAAAATGGATTCCTGAATTAAATACTGATCAGTATCCAAAACCAATGGTTGATCACAAAGAAGCAAGACAAAGAGCTCTTGACACCTATAAATCAGCTTTAGACAATGCTTAG
- a CDS encoding translocation/assembly module TamB domain-containing protein has product MKEENNITQGIKKGIAKAILWAFLIIFFSMSVLVLAMQSSRIQTSVAKYGSDYLSKKLGFEITIEKINIEWFDQISLSGLNVKNKDNSPFIDIESISIDYDIKQLINDESVLFDQLDLKNGRVMLIREKGSIYFNIDELAYAIRNLSSSENDSSSKPAKKLLIRNANLDNIILGVANLNADSIKEGFNYNQFVLHDLNARLKNFSSKADTIQMQVQSLTAHDSVTDMAINKLMTNFEISQSRMALTNLDLNLNNSTVKDSIVFNYNSISDLSYIIDSVDIKANIKNSIIYAKDLAYFAPYVNRYNDKINLSGQFSGKVKRFNAKDLNLEFGESSFIEGNLRIDGLPYFEESFINLDLTNSSLLPADLQQYINDSIVFERVQNVGLTNFRGNFIGFPTDFVANGVFTSPLGRVESDLNLKISPDSKTSSYKGALATYNFDLGKFLDADSIFQKVQMNGNIEGTGFTVETAKLKLNANISLLGINGYEYQNIKTNAELASEFFNGTITVNDPLLKFKMDGSIDLRNKANLINVNADLDTINFKELNITQDDFILTARGNLNGKGIVLDSIVGNTSLQKIYAAYKGNTLQLDSLVIQTSKNDGVRKLNINSDLFRANINGAYQFSQLETDLIRTVKEYRLNIENDQNNIEEYYSKLDSSTILEEYDVTFDFIIKEIDPLINLFVPELHIKEGATIAGQFQNGKNSTLFIKSHFDSVQYENNVFLQNDIDLNFSKYHLSQDVLGIGFVNSQAQKFDKLKTENLSTELFWTGREINFSTFIKQFDNENHIDLSGKLEFLEDTLDLNIEQSNIRILSKNWSFIDNNSLKIADNNYQFKDFGILASNEHIIANGQLSTDSTKSLLIDIDSFSVANINELVEEHDFKGTANGFIEIQNFENEFLLNTELSLVDFYLDEFLIGDINGFSNWQPNQKKLLMDYLVTREDKDIIKVEGAYQPAVSENSLDLSATLRKTNLVIVEPFINDIFSEMRGFVDGEFKITGNLRRPVINGIGKISNGGIRVNYLNTYYDYTGSIRFDQEKVTFENMQLTDEMGNKGFLSGDLLHDGFTDLRLDLKGEMNSLKVLNTSAKDNELYYGTAYASGTVAFLGSVGNLTIDVQAKSEKGTRIFIPVESTSSVEQEEYIHFINVKDTANNTTQEINTVDEVDIKGVTMNFDLEITPDAYAEIIFDIKAGDIIRGRGNGKLSMNIDTNGAFTMIGDYTLTEGGYNFTLYNIINKEFSIQPGSQITWDGDPYRANLDIQAVYEQNVSLLPIIDIGQDSTLSSSPELKRRYPAKVLLDLQGDLLQPEVDFDIEFSNFPDYVTTNNGQIPLRTSIIAFESELEADEQELKRQVFSLIILRRLSPRSSFAVSGSVGNSVSEFLSNQLSYWVTQIDENLEIDVDLGSFDEDQFNTFQLRLSYSFLGGRLRITRDGGFTQGETDNVNQEILGILGDWSVEYLLTPDGKLRAKIYNRTNFNTLDQFTNTATTSTGVSLVHVTSFNQIKEIFERNKKQQNQSSNDQPEKENPSNQDAALREEDENS; this is encoded by the coding sequence TTGAAAGAGGAGAATAATATAACGCAAGGTATTAAAAAAGGTATTGCAAAAGCAATATTATGGGCCTTCCTTATCATATTTTTTTCCATGAGTGTATTGGTCTTGGCTATGCAATCCTCACGAATACAAACTTCGGTAGCCAAATATGGAAGTGATTATTTAAGCAAAAAATTAGGCTTTGAAATTACTATTGAAAAAATCAATATTGAGTGGTTCGATCAAATTTCACTAAGTGGTTTAAACGTTAAAAATAAAGACAATAGTCCGTTTATAGATATTGAATCTATTTCTATTGATTATGATATTAAGCAACTGATAAATGATGAAAGCGTCCTTTTCGATCAATTAGATCTTAAAAATGGAAGAGTAATGCTGATTCGAGAAAAAGGGAGTATCTATTTTAATATAGATGAATTAGCGTATGCCATTCGGAATTTATCTTCCTCAGAAAATGACAGTAGCTCAAAACCAGCTAAAAAGCTTCTAATTAGAAATGCTAATCTTGATAATATTATTCTAGGTGTTGCTAATTTAAATGCAGATTCTATTAAAGAGGGATTTAATTATAATCAATTTGTACTTCATGATTTAAATGCAAGGCTGAAGAATTTCTCTAGTAAAGCAGACACAATCCAAATGCAGGTTCAAAGCTTAACCGCTCATGACTCAGTAACTGACATGGCAATTAATAAGCTCATGACTAACTTTGAAATATCTCAAAGCAGAATGGCTTTAACAAACCTAGATTTGAACCTCAACAATAGTACAGTTAAAGATTCTATTGTATTCAATTATAACAGCATTAGTGATTTATCTTACATTATTGATTCCGTTGATATTAAAGCTAATATCAAAAACTCAATTATTTACGCAAAGGATTTGGCTTATTTCGCTCCTTATGTCAATAGATATAATGATAAAATAAATCTAAGCGGGCAATTTAGCGGTAAGGTAAAACGATTTAATGCTAAAGATTTGAATCTAGAGTTTGGTGAATCAAGCTTTATTGAAGGAAATTTAAGAATAGACGGTTTACCATATTTTGAGGAGTCCTTTATCAATCTTGATTTAACTAATTCCTCGCTACTACCAGCAGATTTACAGCAATACATTAACGATAGTATTGTTTTTGAAAGAGTTCAAAATGTAGGTTTAACCAATTTTAGAGGAAATTTTATTGGATTTCCTACTGATTTCGTAGCCAACGGTGTATTTACATCACCATTAGGAAGAGTGGAATCCGACTTAAATTTAAAAATATCACCAGATTCAAAAACCTCTAGTTACAAAGGGGCTCTAGCCACCTATAATTTTGACCTTGGGAAATTTTTGGATGCAGATTCTATCTTCCAAAAGGTGCAAATGAATGGAAATATAGAAGGTACTGGATTTACTGTTGAAACCGCTAAGCTGAAACTGAATGCGAATATTAGTTTATTAGGAATTAATGGATATGAATATCAAAACATAAAAACTAATGCTGAGTTGGCATCAGAATTTTTTAATGGGACAATAACTGTCAATGATCCACTTTTGAAATTCAAAATGGATGGTTCTATTGATCTTCGAAATAAAGCAAACTTAATTAATGTTAATGCTGATTTAGATACTATAAACTTTAAAGAATTAAATATAACTCAAGATGATTTTATTCTTACTGCAAGAGGAAATTTGAATGGCAAAGGTATTGTACTTGATAGTATAGTAGGAAACACATCTCTACAAAAAATTTATGCAGCATATAAAGGTAACACCTTACAACTCGATTCCTTAGTCATTCAAACTTCAAAAAATGATGGGGTTCGAAAACTTAATATCAATTCCGATTTATTTAGAGCTAATATCAATGGCGCTTATCAGTTTAGTCAGTTAGAGACTGATTTAATTCGAACTGTTAAAGAATACCGATTAAATATCGAAAATGATCAAAATAATATTGAGGAATATTACAGTAAGCTAGACTCATCAACAATTCTCGAAGAGTATGATGTGACTTTTGATTTTATAATAAAGGAGATTGATCCGCTTATTAATTTATTTGTACCCGAATTGCATATTAAAGAAGGTGCCACAATAGCAGGTCAATTTCAAAATGGCAAAAACAGCACCCTATTTATTAAGTCACATTTTGATTCGGTACAATACGAAAACAATGTATTTCTTCAAAATGATATTGATTTGAACTTCAGTAAATACCACCTAAGTCAGGATGTACTAGGTATTGGTTTTGTTAATTCTCAAGCACAAAAATTTGATAAATTAAAGACTGAAAATTTATCAACTGAATTATTTTGGACTGGTCGTGAAATAAATTTTAGCACTTTCATTAAACAATTCGATAACGAAAACCATATCGATTTATCAGGAAAGTTAGAATTTTTAGAAGACACTTTAGATTTGAATATTGAGCAATCCAACATTAGGATATTAAGTAAAAACTGGAGCTTTATTGATAACAATAGTTTAAAAATAGCTGATAATAATTATCAATTTAAAGATTTTGGAATTCTTGCATCCAATGAGCACATCATAGCGAACGGTCAACTATCTACTGATTCAACAAAATCACTCTTAATTGATATTGATAGTTTTAGTGTTGCAAACATCAATGAACTAGTTGAGGAACATGATTTTAAGGGAACTGCAAATGGTTTTATTGAAATTCAAAATTTCGAGAATGAATTCCTTCTTAACACTGAATTGAGTCTAGTTGATTTCTATCTTGATGAATTCCTAATCGGTGATATAAACGGCTTTTCAAATTGGCAACCCAACCAGAAAAAACTTTTGATGGATTATCTGGTAACTCGTGAAGACAAAGACATTATAAAAGTTGAGGGTGCCTATCAACCCGCTGTATCTGAAAATTCACTAGATCTTTCTGCTACATTAAGAAAAACAAATCTTGTGATTGTTGAGCCTTTTATAAATGATATCTTTTCTGAGATGAGAGGATTTGTGGATGGAGAATTTAAGATTACTGGAAATTTAAGAAGACCTGTTATCAATGGAATTGGTAAAATTTCTAACGGAGGAATAAGGGTAAACTACTTAAACACCTACTATGATTATACAGGAAGTATCCGATTTGATCAGGAGAAAGTGACATTCGAAAATATGCAACTAACCGATGAAATGGGAAATAAAGGATTCCTCTCTGGTGATTTGCTTCATGATGGCTTTACTGACCTAAGACTAGACTTAAAAGGAGAAATGAATAGCCTTAAAGTTTTAAATACCTCGGCTAAAGATAATGAGCTTTATTACGGAACTGCCTATGCAAGTGGAACAGTAGCATTTCTAGGAAGTGTGGGGAATCTTACGATTGATGTTCAAGCTAAATCAGAAAAAGGCACGAGAATATTTATACCCGTAGAAAGCACTTCATCTGTAGAGCAGGAAGAATATATCCATTTTATAAATGTAAAAGATACTGCTAACAATACTACTCAAGAAATCAATACTGTAGATGAGGTTGATATTAAAGGAGTAACCATGAATTTCGATTTAGAAATCACTCCTGACGCATATGCAGAAATTATCTTTGATATTAAAGCAGGTGATATCATCAGAGGGAGAGGAAATGGAAAGCTCAGTATGAATATCGATACGAATGGTGCCTTCACAATGATTGGAGATTACACCTTAACAGAAGGTGGCTATAATTTCACTTTGTATAACATCATCAATAAAGAATTTAGCATCCAGCCTGGCAGTCAAATCACTTGGGATGGTGATCCGTATCGTGCTAATCTTGATATCCAAGCCGTTTACGAGCAAAATGTATCCTTACTTCCAATTATTGACATTGGCCAAGATTCGACCTTATCTAGTTCTCCTGAATTGAAAAGAAGGTATCCTGCAAAAGTGTTATTGGATTTGCAAGGGGATTTATTACAACCTGAAGTTGATTTTGATATAGAGTTTTCAAATTTCCCTGATTATGTGACCACTAATAATGGTCAGATTCCACTTAGAACTAGCATTATTGCATTTGAATCTGAATTAGAAGCTGATGAGCAAGAGCTTAAAAGACAGGTATTCAGTTTAATTATCTTAAGAAGATTATCACCAAGATCATCCTTCGCGGTGAGTGGCTCTGTAGGTAATTCTGTGAGTGAGTTTTTATCTAATCAGCTAAGCTACTGGGTAACACAGATAGATGAAAATCTGGAAATCGATGTGGACTTAGGGTCTTTTGATGAAGATCAATTTAACACTTTCCAACTTAGGCTTTCCTATAGCTTCTTAGGAGGACGCCTGAGAATAACTAGAGATGGTGGTTTTACACAAGGTGAAACAGATAACGTAAACCAAGAAATTCTGGGAATTCTGGGAGATTGGTCTGTTGAATATCTTTTAACACCTGATGGAAAGCTTAGAGCAAAAATTTATAATAGAACCAATTTCAATACTCTAGATCAGTTTACAAATACGGCTACTACAAGTACAGGAGTGAGTTTAGTTCACGTAACCAGTTTTAATCAGATCAAAGAAATCTTTGAAAGAAATAAAAAACAACAAAATCAAAGCTCTAATGACCAACCCGAAAAAGAAAACCCTTCAAATCAGGATGCTGCATTAAGAGAAGAAGACGAAAATTCTTAA
- a CDS encoding DUF2279 domain-containing protein — translation MKSILILLGVYFGIINASFSQSQSDSINNKFLNRVIIAEASLYSVSMIGLGAVWYQGNENQKFQFFNDNQQWLQMDKAGHIYSAYHISNLNFNLLQKAGYTPKKAMLFSSISASLMMLPIEIFDGFSTAYGASVGDAVANTIGAFLPYQQLLFNQNYIYPKFSFSRTNYADLRPNTLGNNYIENILKDYNGQTYWLSTDFNLFSSQNRFPNWLQFSIGYSGNNMLYGNPDQNLENGYMANRQWFLSLDLNLEKIESDKKWVKTALAVINIIKIPFPTVEWNGKTVILHPIYF, via the coding sequence ATGAAGTCAATTCTAATTTTATTAGGGGTTTATTTCGGCATTATAAATGCTTCCTTCAGCCAATCTCAATCAGATTCCATTAACAATAAATTTTTAAATAGAGTCATAATAGCTGAGGCATCTTTGTATTCCGTAAGTATGATTGGCCTTGGTGCAGTTTGGTATCAGGGGAATGAAAATCAAAAATTTCAATTCTTCAATGACAATCAACAGTGGCTACAAATGGATAAAGCAGGTCATATTTATTCAGCCTATCATATATCAAATCTTAACTTTAATTTACTACAGAAAGCAGGCTATACTCCGAAAAAAGCTATGCTCTTTAGTAGCATTAGTGCTAGCTTGATGATGCTTCCAATAGAAATCTTTGATGGCTTTTCAACAGCCTATGGTGCATCCGTGGGAGATGCTGTAGCCAATACCATTGGTGCATTTTTACCCTATCAGCAGCTACTTTTTAATCAAAATTATATTTATCCCAAATTTTCATTCTCTCGTACAAATTATGCTGATTTACGACCTAATACACTAGGTAATAATTACATAGAAAATATTTTAAAGGATTATAATGGTCAAACTTATTGGTTAAGTACTGATTTTAATCTATTTAGCAGCCAAAACCGATTCCCAAATTGGTTACAATTTTCAATAGGCTATAGCGGCAATAATATGTTGTATGGAAATCCTGATCAAAATCTAGAAAATGGCTATATGGCTAATAGACAGTGGTTTCTAAGTTTGGATCTTAATCTTGAAAAAATAGAATCAGATAAAAAGTGGGTAAAAACTGCTCTTGCAGTAATCAATATTATTAAAATACCGTTCCCAACAGTTGAATGGAATGGAAAAACTGTAATTTTGCATCCCATTTATTTTTAG